The stretch of DNA TTTTACGTCATTAATTGATAGAAAGATATAATATATCCACCtccataaattattttttatattgaagtGGGAGTGGTGTTTTTCATGATCATGGATTGTAAGAGTGTTACTCTCAAACGTAGAAGTGTCGGATTTAAAAATGTAGAAATCAgattctctaattttttttggaaacaAAAATCGGACTTTTCGATTTGATAGGAACGAAAATTGGACCCTCTCATTTgtggaattaaaaaaaaatttataacaaaaaaaatcagacCCTCcaatttgatattaaaaaaatttcaacaatcAACTTGCAAAATTATCGATAAATCCAGTTAgtgatttttatatcaaaataaaaatacatacaaAATCAATAGAGCTAAATTACACACACTTCTTattcataatgaaaaattttaacttttattatcgtaaaaaattaaattgatatttttttcaaaaactaattagTTCAAAATCAGAATTTTCAAAGAGCCAATttactctaaaaaaaatttcaaagaaagaGTTCCTATAATTTATGTTCTAGTTGTTGTTTCTCCTAAATCAATTTCATTGCACTCTGGATTTTTGCCAAATAACTATAATAATGCTTAATACCTTATAGTTTTTAAGCTCTATAGACTATAAAGTATTATAGTTTTTAATAACTCAAATATTGTAAATCAATAACGTAAGTCCTTATTGCTTTCAATGAGTATTTTAAAGTTAGTAACTATAATAACCATGAGAATTAAGTTAATTTGTACcctaaaaacataaattaagattactaataaaaaatgttattataaaaaaaatatgcaaaatttAGTTTCTAATACAAATATTGtgcatttattaaaataaaaaatttaaacttttttactactactaataataacAATCTTAATTTGTACCATTAGAAACATGTTAACTAAACCCTAACTGTAATAATGCTTGACACCTCAAACTGAAAGAAGAGAGTtttccccaaaaaaaaaaaaaatgaaagaagagaGATACATTTCCCTTCAGAAAATGGGTTTGGAAACGAAACAGGAAATGAACTCCAGTGGGGACCACAAGTAACTTCTTTCTGAAGTATGATTCTGGTCATGTATTTTTTTGTCCAATATAGTTAACATGTTAATAATTCTATGGTCAAAGGGAATAATCTAACTGAATTGGTAGTAAATGAATCACCACAAGATTAAATAACattttattagatatattttGCTATTTTAGTTTAAGAAGATCACTGAAGGAGGTAAAAAAACAAGAAGCAAAACATAACACCTTACTAGTTTCTTGGCTTTGTTTGTTCTTAATTGAAGGACAAAACATTCTACAAGTTTGTGCTAGAACTGCATAACCACCTTCAGATAAACAAGGCATAAATCTTATACACATGATTCAGTGAATATTTACTATATGCtcattatgtgtttgattatTTTCCTCTGAGAATATTTTGTTGTTCACTCACATGGTATGTGTTTTTTCATTTGAGTTTTAGTTAACTTGTGTCATATTATGCAGAAGACAAATATTATGAGTTCTTCTGGAGCCATGCAAAAAAAGCATGAGGAGAATAGTTTCCTTGATACCAAGACAATGGCGGAAGGTTCAGACCCATCACCATCACCAACAAACATGGTTGCAGCTGCAGATGAAGGAAACACCGAAAACAGCAATGAAGAGAATCTCAATCTCTCTTTGGATGAGTTCTATCACCAAAACCACAATCCACCACCACAAACAACAGAAGGTGTCTCAACCTTTGAGAATGGAACATCTTCGATATCTATGGACATAGAAAACACACAGAATCTGAGTTTGAACATCGGCAATTCCTACAGCAACAAGGGTACTACTACCCCCTTGGTGCAAGAGATTGTGATTGATCATGATGATGCATTTCACTATGAGAAATCCAATTGGGACTCTACCATTCATGAATTGCTTGATCTTGGATTTTCTAACCACAATGAAAATCAGCAAGCACATGATCACCAACAATTTCAGCTATGTGAGGCACAAAATTGTAGTCAAAGTTACCATTCATCAGATCTTCTTCAGCTTCATTTGAATCCGAATCAAATCCCTTGCATCACAAACCCAATTCAGAATAATACACCAAACTTTCAACATTCCATGGGGTTCCTTGGTGACCTTCCTGTGGGATCAGACTATGACACTTCACTTCATTTGAATCCAGCCTTTGGAGTTGGAGAGTTGTTTCCGTCTCTCCCGCATGGCTACACTAGGCTGACTGATTCGAGGAGCGGATTCCTCTTTGGTGGAGGGGATGAAATGGAGGGAAATGGAGCTTGTTATCAAGATGGAGATGGAAGCCAGGTTGACATTGGAGTGATGGAGTTCAACAGAGCCAGAGCTTGTTCTGTTGGTGG from Arachis duranensis cultivar V14167 chromosome 4, aradu.V14167.gnm2.J7QH, whole genome shotgun sequence encodes:
- the LOC107483680 gene encoding transcription factor bHLH91-like, producing the protein MSSSGAMQKKHEENSFLDTKTMAEGSDPSPSPTNMVAAADEGNTENSNEENLNLSLDEFYHQNHNPPPQTTEGVSTFENGTSSISMDIENTQNLSLNIGNSYSNKGTTTPLVQEIVIDHDDAFHYEKSNWDSTIHELLDLGFSNHNENQQAHDHQQFQLCEAQNCSQSYHSSDLLQLHLNPNQIPCITNPIQNNTPNFQHSMGFLGDLPVGSDYDTSLHLNPAFGVGELFPSLPHGYTRLTDSRSGFLFGGGDEMEGNGACYQDGDGSQVDIGVMEFNRARACSVGGRGRRGQGTMPIDKQRREQLNDKYQILRSLIPSPTKVDRASVVGDAIDYIRELIRTVNELKSLVEKKRIGRERFKRHKDENDASESCNIKPYGDGSIRTSWLQRKSKDSEVDVRIIDDEVIIKMVQRKKINCMLFVPKVLDELQLDLHHVAGGHVGEYCSFLFNSKIIEGSSVYASAIANRVIEVMDTQYAAAAVPHNSSY